The sequence AGCCTCACACAGGCGCTGCAGGAGATAGCCGACAAACTCAATCAAACCGCACTCCCTGTGGCATTAGAACTGGATGTCGATGCCATTGCCAAAATGCCAAGTAGCGCCTCTACTGCAGCAGGAATTCCACTACTCGATGCAGCTCACTACATCAGCTATATCGCCAGCCATTGCCCCTGTGCTTATTTACATTTAGCCGAAGCAGCCCCTAGTTGCCATGAGGCAGGCATAGAGGCGGGCTTTAGGGATGTAGGTCAGAGTATAAGTGAGTTAATTTATGCCTATGTACAGGCTCGGCGCCAATTTTTAGCTCAATAGCATGTCTCGCTTGCGTCCTTGTGGGCGCGAAGCTATTCACCAAATCCTGATATTGTGGTCTAATGCCAATCCATTTTATCGGGTCGACGCATTAAACAATGGCAAAAGCCAAACGCCTCAAGCTTACGCCTTGAGGAGAGTTTACTAGCTCGATCACAGAGTGATAGATCAAAGATTCAGCAAATGCAGGCGATGGCTTACACTCGCCACTAATACTTTGCAAAATAATAGGAATACATTGATGTCTGAGGGCGAATCTAAAAGTACCCACTTTGGTTATAAAACCGTAGAGGCGGATAAAAAGGCCGATCTCGTTGCTGGCGTGTTTCATTCGGTTGCCGCCAAGTACGATATCATGAACGACGTTATGTCCTTCGGTATTCATCGTTTTTGGAAGCGTTACACTATTGAAGTGTCTGGCGCTCGCCCAGGTATGAAGGTACTTGACCTTGCGGGTGGTACGGGCGATTTAACCGCTAAATTCTCTCATTTAGTGGGCGATAAAGGCGAAGTCGTGTTAGCGGATATCAACGACTCTATGCTCAAGGTGGGCCGCACTAAACTGCGTGATCGTGGCATTGTTAGCAATGTGAGCTATGTGCAAGCCAATGCCGAAGCGTTGCCCTTCCCCGATAACCACTTCGATATCATCACTATCGCCTTTGGCCTACGTAATGTGACTGACAAAGACGCCGCCCTTCGCTCCATGAACCGCGTGCTTAAGCCAGGCGGCAAGTTATTGGTGTTAGAGTTCTCTAAGCCTCAGCATGAAGTCATGCGTAAAGTGTATGATTTATATAGCTTCAAAGTCTTACCTAAGATGGGCCAACTCATCACGAAAGATGCTGACAGCTATGAGTACTTGGCCGAATCAATTCGTATGCACCCAGACCAAGACACCCTTAAGCAAATGATGGTGGATGCGGGCTTTGAACAGGTCGATTACACCAATATGACCGATGGCATTGTCGCCCTGCACCGTGGTTATAAATTCTAATGATGCCGCAAGAAGTGGTGTTACTTGTCTGCGCCGCTATTGAGATGGGTCTGAAACAACTTCAGACCCAAGCGGGCGGCGCCTATGCTCGCCAGCGCCAGTTACATGGCAAAGTAT comes from Shewanella oneidensis MR-1 and encodes:
- the ubiE gene encoding bifunctional demethylmenaquinone methyltransferase/2-methoxy-6-polyprenyl-1,4-benzoquinol methylase UbiE — its product is MSEGESKSTHFGYKTVEADKKADLVAGVFHSVAAKYDIMNDVMSFGIHRFWKRYTIEVSGARPGMKVLDLAGGTGDLTAKFSHLVGDKGEVVLADINDSMLKVGRTKLRDRGIVSNVSYVQANAEALPFPDNHFDIITIAFGLRNVTDKDAALRSMNRVLKPGGKLLVLEFSKPQHEVMRKVYDLYSFKVLPKMGQLITKDADSYEYLAESIRMHPDQDTLKQMMVDAGFEQVDYTNMTDGIVALHRGYKF